In Macadamia integrifolia cultivar HAES 741 unplaced genomic scaffold, SCU_Mint_v3 scaffold1220, whole genome shotgun sequence, one DNA window encodes the following:
- the LOC122063147 gene encoding putative pentatricopeptide repeat-containing protein At1g13630 isoform X3, whose translation MLNQLRLWALLRRPPKTMNLNPLAYLVVLKPSFSNLAAVDDSMDFSISNPRDPVREILRGFKSFGPFKFLSSDHFRMLISGLSPSQVDQILHTLRTHDAEFAVAVFHSLRDDYGFRHSKISNFIICHIVAEKGYLRELRQILRKMVESEGSDSAPCLCELLWNNFRGWNSSNLVWVMLANVYSSYGMVCDAFFIIRRMKHYNFQPSISTYNNLICNLRHPDINLRYPDIIWYIYRDIKASGLPPSEYTYSILIDALCNQSRLREAVTFFQEIVRKEFRPSIVLFNTLISGFCSNGSVDVAKSLLCMMLKYRVLPDGYSYNTLIHGMCVAGSVVEAMEFIHDMERNGIEPDLVTYNILVNGFCLLGNMNMARDLIWKMQFKGLDLNVVTYTILICGHCEMGNIREGLKLKKEMISQGFQLSIATYSVLQSSLCKVGLLDEAMGLLCEMKAVGLEPDLITYSILIDGFCKNGQMEMAIEIYTEMCSKGIIPDSFVYGAILSGLCQKGMISEAREYFDSLTQHYLVVDIILYNIMIDGYAKLGNIDEAVLLYEQIIENELTPSIITFNSLIYGLCNNRRLADAKRLLSHAIKVYGLVPSVVTYTTLMDAFYKEGNLNDVHELRREMEAKVVAPSVVTYTVVIKVFCKQSRLQEADQVLSDMRAKGLTPDQITYNTLIQGFCKRLNPC comes from the exons ATGCTTAATCAATTACGGCTATGGGCATTGCTTCGTCGCCCTCCAAAAACCATGAATCTGAATCCCCTCGCTTACCTTGTCGTCTTAAAGCCCTCATTTTCTAATTTAGCAGCTGTAGACGATTCCATGGATTTCTCCATCTCTAACCCTAGAGACCCCGTTCGAGAAATTCTCAGAGGTTTCAAAAGCTTTGGACCCTTTAAATTTCTCAGTAGCGACCACTTCCGAATGTTGATTTCAGGTTTGAGTCCCTCACAAGTCGATCAGATTCTCCATACTTTGAGAACACATGATGCGGAGTTTGCAGTTGCTGTCTTCCACTCCTTGAGGGATGACTATGGGTTTCGGCACTCTAAGATCTCTAATTTCATTATTTGTCATATCGTAGCTGAAAAGGGCTACCTAAGAGAATTGCGTCAGATTTTAAGAAAGATGGTAGAATCAGAAG GATCTGATTCTGCACCTTGTCTGTGTGAGCTACTATGGAATAACTTCAGAGGGTGGAATTCAAGTAATCTGGTATGGGTTATGCTAGCTAATGTTTATTCAAGCTATGGGATGGTTTGTGATGCGTTCTTTATAATTCGTAGGATGAAGCACTATAACTTTCAACCTTCCATTTCAACGTACAACAATTTGATATGCAACCTGAGACACCCGGATATCAACCTGAGATACCCGGATATCATATGGTATATATACCGTGACATTAAAGCCAGTGGGCTTCCTCCGAGTGAATATACTTATAGTATCCTTATAGATGCTCTATGCAACCAGTCGAGATTACGAGAAGCAGTAACATTCTTTCAGGAGATTGTAAGAAAAGAATTTAGACCCTCCATCGTTTTGTTCAATACCCTTATTTCAGGGTTCTGTAGTAATGGTTCTGTAGATGTTGCCAAATCATTGCTTTGTATGATGCTCAAGTACAGAGTACTTCCTGATGGCTACAGTTACAATACTCTTATTCATGGGATGTGTGTAGCAGGATCTGTGGTGGAAGCCATGGAGTTTATCCATGACATGGAGAGGAACGGTATTGAGCCAGACTTGGTTACATATAACATTCTTGTTAATGGTTTCTGTTTGCTTGGTAACATGAATATGGCTAGGGACCTCATTTGGAAGATGCAATTTAAAGGTTTGGACCTTAATGTTGTAACATATACGATACTAATCTGTGGACATTGTGAAATGGGGAACATCAGAGAAGGTTTGAAGTTGAAAAAAGAGATGATTTCACAAGGTTTTCAGTTGAGTATTGCAACATACAGTGTACTGCAGAGCAGTCTATGTAAAGTTGGCTTACTTGATGAAGCCATGGGCTTGCTTTGTGAAATGAAAGCTGTTGGCTTGGAACCAGACCTTATTACTTATTCCATCCTAATTGATGGCTTTTGCAAGAATGGGCAGATGGAGATGGCAATTGAAATATATACGGAAATGTGCTCAAAAGGAATTATCCCTGATTCGTTCGTGTATGGTGCTATTCTGTCGGGTCTATGCCAAAAGGGAATGATATCAGAGGCAAGGGAATATTTCGACTCCCTAACCCAACACTACTTGGTGGTAGATATCATTTTATATAACATAATGATTGATGGGTATGCAAAACTCGGTAATATTGATGAGGCTGTACTATTGTACGAGCAAATAATTGAAAATGAGCTTACTCCAAGTATTATCACATTTAATTCCCTAATCTATGGGTTGTGCAATAATAGGAGACTGGCAGACGCTAAACGGCTGTTGTCACATGCAATTAAGGTTTATGGATTGGTACCAAGCGTTGTGACTTATACTACCCTGATGGATGCATTTTACAAAGAGGGAAATCTAAATGATGTGCATGAATTGAGGCGTGAGATGGAAGCAAAAGTTGTTGCACCTTCTGTTGTAACTTATACTGTAGTTATAAAAGTGTTTTGCAAACAGTCTAGGCTACAAGAAGCTGACCAAGTACTATCGGACATGCGTGCAAAGGGTCTCACCCCAGATCAGATTACTTACAATACCCTTATTCAAGGTTTTTGCAAG AGACTTAACCCGTGCTGA
- the LOC122063147 gene encoding putative pentatricopeptide repeat-containing protein At1g13630 isoform X2, translated as MGFLLFPLGSDSAPCLCELLWNNFRGWNSSNLVWVMLANVYSSYGMVCDAFFIIRRMKHYNFQPSISTYNNLICNLRHPDINLRYPDIIWYIYRDIKASGLPPSEYTYSILIDALCNQSRLREAVTFFQEIVRKEFRPSIVLFNTLISGFCSNGSVDVAKSLLCMMLKYRVLPDGYSYNTLIHGMCVAGSVVEAMEFIHDMERNGIEPDLVTYNILVNGFCLLGNMNMARDLIWKMQFKGLDLNVVTYTILICGHCEMGNIREGLKLKKEMISQGFQLSIATYSVLQSSLCKVGLLDEAMGLLCEMKAVGLEPDLITYSILIDGFCKNGQMEMAIEIYTEMCSKGIIPDSFVYGAILSGLCQKGMISEAREYFDSLTQHYLVVDIILYNIMIDGYAKLGNIDEAVLLYEQIIENELTPSIITFNSLIYGLCNNRRLADAKRLLSHAIKVYGLVPSVVTYTTLMDAFYKEGNLNDVHELRREMEAKVVAPSVVTYTVVIKVFCKQSRLQEADQVLSDMRAKGLTPDQITYNTLIQGFCKVRNQEKALELFFEMQKHNLEPSPVTYNILINGLCMYRDLTRADEMFLYSLQNPNVRLTKTAYTTIIKAHSAKGNAHKAKIIFDLLERGFEITIKDYSAVINRLCKRFLLNEAKDFLRLMLSHGVYPDQELCHIMLNSFRRKGDVSSMSELMAEMIKSGLHY; from the coding sequence ATGGGTTTCTTGTTATTTCCTTTAGGATCTGATTCTGCACCTTGTCTGTGTGAGCTACTATGGAATAACTTCAGAGGGTGGAATTCAAGTAATCTGGTATGGGTTATGCTAGCTAATGTTTATTCAAGCTATGGGATGGTTTGTGATGCGTTCTTTATAATTCGTAGGATGAAGCACTATAACTTTCAACCTTCCATTTCAACGTACAACAATTTGATATGCAACCTGAGACACCCGGATATCAACCTGAGATACCCGGATATCATATGGTATATATACCGTGACATTAAAGCCAGTGGGCTTCCTCCGAGTGAATATACTTATAGTATCCTTATAGATGCTCTATGCAACCAGTCGAGATTACGAGAAGCAGTAACATTCTTTCAGGAGATTGTAAGAAAAGAATTTAGACCCTCCATCGTTTTGTTCAATACCCTTATTTCAGGGTTCTGTAGTAATGGTTCTGTAGATGTTGCCAAATCATTGCTTTGTATGATGCTCAAGTACAGAGTACTTCCTGATGGCTACAGTTACAATACTCTTATTCATGGGATGTGTGTAGCAGGATCTGTGGTGGAAGCCATGGAGTTTATCCATGACATGGAGAGGAACGGTATTGAGCCAGACTTGGTTACATATAACATTCTTGTTAATGGTTTCTGTTTGCTTGGTAACATGAATATGGCTAGGGACCTCATTTGGAAGATGCAATTTAAAGGTTTGGACCTTAATGTTGTAACATATACGATACTAATCTGTGGACATTGTGAAATGGGGAACATCAGAGAAGGTTTGAAGTTGAAAAAAGAGATGATTTCACAAGGTTTTCAGTTGAGTATTGCAACATACAGTGTACTGCAGAGCAGTCTATGTAAAGTTGGCTTACTTGATGAAGCCATGGGCTTGCTTTGTGAAATGAAAGCTGTTGGCTTGGAACCAGACCTTATTACTTATTCCATCCTAATTGATGGCTTTTGCAAGAATGGGCAGATGGAGATGGCAATTGAAATATATACGGAAATGTGCTCAAAAGGAATTATCCCTGATTCGTTCGTGTATGGTGCTATTCTGTCGGGTCTATGCCAAAAGGGAATGATATCAGAGGCAAGGGAATATTTCGACTCCCTAACCCAACACTACTTGGTGGTAGATATCATTTTATATAACATAATGATTGATGGGTATGCAAAACTCGGTAATATTGATGAGGCTGTACTATTGTACGAGCAAATAATTGAAAATGAGCTTACTCCAAGTATTATCACATTTAATTCCCTAATCTATGGGTTGTGCAATAATAGGAGACTGGCAGACGCTAAACGGCTGTTGTCACATGCAATTAAGGTTTATGGATTGGTACCAAGCGTTGTGACTTATACTACCCTGATGGATGCATTTTACAAAGAGGGAAATCTAAATGATGTGCATGAATTGAGGCGTGAGATGGAAGCAAAAGTTGTTGCACCTTCTGTTGTAACTTATACTGTAGTTATAAAAGTGTTTTGCAAACAGTCTAGGCTACAAGAAGCTGACCAAGTACTATCGGACATGCGTGCAAAGGGTCTCACCCCAGATCAGATTACTTACAATACCCTTATTCAAGGTTTTTGCAAGGTTAGAAACCAGGAAAAAGCTCTTGAACTATTTTTTGAAATGCAAAAGCATAATCTGGAGCCAAGTCCTGTTACATATAATATTCTCATTAATGGCCTTTGCATGTACAGAGACTTAACCCGTGCTGATGAAATGTTCTTGTATTCTCTTCAAAATCCCAATGTCAGATTGACAAAAACTGCTTATACCACAATAATTAAAGCACATAGTGCAAAGGGCAATGCTCATAAAGCGAAAATTATTTTCGATCTGTTGGAGAGGGGATTTGAAATCACAATTAAAGATTACAGTGCAGTGATTAATAGACTATGCAAAAGGTTCTTACTAAATGAAGCAAAAGATTTCCTTCGTCTGATGCTATCTCACGGAGTTTACCCAGATCAAGAATTATGTCACATAATGCTTAATTCTTTTCGCCGGAAAGGTGATGTCAGTTCAATGTCTGAACTAATGGCAGAAATGATCAAAAGTGGCTTGCATTATTGA
- the LOC122063147 gene encoding putative pentatricopeptide repeat-containing protein At1g13630 isoform X1 — protein MLNQLRLWALLRRPPKTMNLNPLAYLVVLKPSFSNLAAVDDSMDFSISNPRDPVREILRGFKSFGPFKFLSSDHFRMLISGLSPSQVDQILHTLRTHDAEFAVAVFHSLRDDYGFRHSKISNFIICHIVAEKGYLRELRQILRKMVESEGSDSAPCLCELLWNNFRGWNSSNLVWVMLANVYSSYGMVCDAFFIIRRMKHYNFQPSISTYNNLICNLRHPDINLRYPDIIWYIYRDIKASGLPPSEYTYSILIDALCNQSRLREAVTFFQEIVRKEFRPSIVLFNTLISGFCSNGSVDVAKSLLCMMLKYRVLPDGYSYNTLIHGMCVAGSVVEAMEFIHDMERNGIEPDLVTYNILVNGFCLLGNMNMARDLIWKMQFKGLDLNVVTYTILICGHCEMGNIREGLKLKKEMISQGFQLSIATYSVLQSSLCKVGLLDEAMGLLCEMKAVGLEPDLITYSILIDGFCKNGQMEMAIEIYTEMCSKGIIPDSFVYGAILSGLCQKGMISEAREYFDSLTQHYLVVDIILYNIMIDGYAKLGNIDEAVLLYEQIIENELTPSIITFNSLIYGLCNNRRLADAKRLLSHAIKVYGLVPSVVTYTTLMDAFYKEGNLNDVHELRREMEAKVVAPSVVTYTVVIKVFCKQSRLQEADQVLSDMRAKGLTPDQITYNTLIQGFCKVRNQEKALELFFEMQKHNLEPSPVTYNILINGLCMYRDLTRADEMFLYSLQNPNVRLTKTAYTTIIKAHSAKGNAHKAKIIFDLLERGFEITIKDYSAVINRLCKRFLLNEAKDFLRLMLSHGVYPDQELCHIMLNSFRRKGDVSSMSELMAEMIKSGLHY, from the exons ATGCTTAATCAATTACGGCTATGGGCATTGCTTCGTCGCCCTCCAAAAACCATGAATCTGAATCCCCTCGCTTACCTTGTCGTCTTAAAGCCCTCATTTTCTAATTTAGCAGCTGTAGACGATTCCATGGATTTCTCCATCTCTAACCCTAGAGACCCCGTTCGAGAAATTCTCAGAGGTTTCAAAAGCTTTGGACCCTTTAAATTTCTCAGTAGCGACCACTTCCGAATGTTGATTTCAGGTTTGAGTCCCTCACAAGTCGATCAGATTCTCCATACTTTGAGAACACATGATGCGGAGTTTGCAGTTGCTGTCTTCCACTCCTTGAGGGATGACTATGGGTTTCGGCACTCTAAGATCTCTAATTTCATTATTTGTCATATCGTAGCTGAAAAGGGCTACCTAAGAGAATTGCGTCAGATTTTAAGAAAGATGGTAGAATCAGAAG GATCTGATTCTGCACCTTGTCTGTGTGAGCTACTATGGAATAACTTCAGAGGGTGGAATTCAAGTAATCTGGTATGGGTTATGCTAGCTAATGTTTATTCAAGCTATGGGATGGTTTGTGATGCGTTCTTTATAATTCGTAGGATGAAGCACTATAACTTTCAACCTTCCATTTCAACGTACAACAATTTGATATGCAACCTGAGACACCCGGATATCAACCTGAGATACCCGGATATCATATGGTATATATACCGTGACATTAAAGCCAGTGGGCTTCCTCCGAGTGAATATACTTATAGTATCCTTATAGATGCTCTATGCAACCAGTCGAGATTACGAGAAGCAGTAACATTCTTTCAGGAGATTGTAAGAAAAGAATTTAGACCCTCCATCGTTTTGTTCAATACCCTTATTTCAGGGTTCTGTAGTAATGGTTCTGTAGATGTTGCCAAATCATTGCTTTGTATGATGCTCAAGTACAGAGTACTTCCTGATGGCTACAGTTACAATACTCTTATTCATGGGATGTGTGTAGCAGGATCTGTGGTGGAAGCCATGGAGTTTATCCATGACATGGAGAGGAACGGTATTGAGCCAGACTTGGTTACATATAACATTCTTGTTAATGGTTTCTGTTTGCTTGGTAACATGAATATGGCTAGGGACCTCATTTGGAAGATGCAATTTAAAGGTTTGGACCTTAATGTTGTAACATATACGATACTAATCTGTGGACATTGTGAAATGGGGAACATCAGAGAAGGTTTGAAGTTGAAAAAAGAGATGATTTCACAAGGTTTTCAGTTGAGTATTGCAACATACAGTGTACTGCAGAGCAGTCTATGTAAAGTTGGCTTACTTGATGAAGCCATGGGCTTGCTTTGTGAAATGAAAGCTGTTGGCTTGGAACCAGACCTTATTACTTATTCCATCCTAATTGATGGCTTTTGCAAGAATGGGCAGATGGAGATGGCAATTGAAATATATACGGAAATGTGCTCAAAAGGAATTATCCCTGATTCGTTCGTGTATGGTGCTATTCTGTCGGGTCTATGCCAAAAGGGAATGATATCAGAGGCAAGGGAATATTTCGACTCCCTAACCCAACACTACTTGGTGGTAGATATCATTTTATATAACATAATGATTGATGGGTATGCAAAACTCGGTAATATTGATGAGGCTGTACTATTGTACGAGCAAATAATTGAAAATGAGCTTACTCCAAGTATTATCACATTTAATTCCCTAATCTATGGGTTGTGCAATAATAGGAGACTGGCAGACGCTAAACGGCTGTTGTCACATGCAATTAAGGTTTATGGATTGGTACCAAGCGTTGTGACTTATACTACCCTGATGGATGCATTTTACAAAGAGGGAAATCTAAATGATGTGCATGAATTGAGGCGTGAGATGGAAGCAAAAGTTGTTGCACCTTCTGTTGTAACTTATACTGTAGTTATAAAAGTGTTTTGCAAACAGTCTAGGCTACAAGAAGCTGACCAAGTACTATCGGACATGCGTGCAAAGGGTCTCACCCCAGATCAGATTACTTACAATACCCTTATTCAAGGTTTTTGCAAGGTTAGAAACCAGGAAAAAGCTCTTGAACTATTTTTTGAAATGCAAAAGCATAATCTGGAGCCAAGTCCTGTTACATATAATATTCTCATTAATGGCCTTTGCATGTACAGAGACTTAACCCGTGCTGATGAAATGTTCTTGTATTCTCTTCAAAATCCCAATGTCAGATTGACAAAAACTGCTTATACCACAATAATTAAAGCACATAGTGCAAAGGGCAATGCTCATAAAGCGAAAATTATTTTCGATCTGTTGGAGAGGGGATTTGAAATCACAATTAAAGATTACAGTGCAGTGATTAATAGACTATGCAAAAGGTTCTTACTAAATGAAGCAAAAGATTTCCTTCGTCTGATGCTATCTCACGGAGTTTACCCAGATCAAGAATTATGTCACATAATGCTTAATTCTTTTCGCCGGAAAGGTGATGTCAGTTCAATGTCTGAACTAATGGCAGAAATGATCAAAAGTGGCTTGCATTATTGA